A single Vicinamibacteria bacterium DNA region contains:
- a CDS encoding CopG family transcriptional regulator yields MKPIQVLFDEPLLRRLDSDGEVRKFGRSAVLRRAATEYLKRSRAKRIAETYRRAYGEGGGLGSDFAGWEDEGSWPGK; encoded by the coding sequence ATGAAACCTATACAGGTCCTCTTCGACGAGCCCTTGCTGCGACGCCTCGATTCTGATGGCGAAGTACGCAAGTTCGGGCGGTCCGCCGTGTTGAGGCGCGCCGCGACCGAATACCTGAAACGGTCCCGGGCCAAGCGCATCGCCGAGACTTATCGCCGCGCCTACGGGGAGGGCGGCGGTTTGGGGAGCGACTTTGCGGGCTGGGAGGACGAGGGCTCGTGGCCCGGGAAGTGA